The following DNA comes from Deltaproteobacteria bacterium.
AAGATCGACGGTGAGTCCGTCCTGGGCGCGGAACTCGACGAGATTGGCCACGCCTTCATTAAGCGCGTTCTCGCGCGCTTTGGCCACTAGCTCAGGATTCAAATCGATGCCGACACCGCGGATGCCGTACTTCTTCGCCGCCTCAATGACGATCCGGCCGTCGCCGCTGCCCATGTCGTAAAGCACGTCGCCCTTCTTGATCTCGGCCACTTCGATCATCTTCTGCACCACATGCATCGGCGACGGCACGAAGGGAATCGTATCCTGAGCCCAACTGGCTTGCCGCGCCAACAGCACCATTGCCAACGCGACCGACAACCTCGCAACGTATCTGATCATGACGATCCTCCAGCAAAACATTTTCGCGTCGCATCATATGCCGAGCACGACGGCGCTTGTCAATGGCAAATTGAGCTTAGTGTTGTAG
Coding sequences within:
- a CDS encoding class I SAM-dependent methyltransferase produces the protein MFCWRIVMIRYVARLSVALAMVLLARQASWAQDTIPFVPSPMHVVQKMIEVAEIKKGDVLYDMGSGDGRIVIEAAKKYGIRGVGIDLNPELVAKARENALNEGVANLVEFRAQDGLTVDLSEATVVTLYMFKWFNNALRPKLQKLKPGSRVVAHDFDIDDWKPTRIEYVNRPPEDGSDYAESRTLYIWKVGETPGS